One Kitasatospora sp. MAP12-44 DNA segment encodes these proteins:
- a CDS encoding PAS domain-containing sensor histidine kinase — protein sequence MNELVRRHTTLTGADVEWLHLLVSEWQLLSDLSFADLVLWIPTWDGIRYVSVAQMRPNTGPTSYQDDMVGHLVPRGRRPLLDAAFDEGRIVREGDPEWREEVPVRVESIPVRREGRVLGVIARNTNLLTVRTPSRLELTYLQSASDLAQMIAAGTFPYAGEQVDMDAAPRVGDGLIRLDAEGIVTYASPNALSAYHRLGLTTDLVGGHLGRTTSELSLPSRGAVHEALVKLASGWAPRQTEVEAQGGVVTLRAIPLKPKGVHTGSLVLARDVTELRRRERELMTKDATIREIHHRVKNNLQTVAALLRLQSRRMDSEAARAALDEAVRRVGSIAIVHETLSQNLDERVAFDEIADRVLAMVMELSHEGQVTTRRSGSFGILSADVATPLAMVLTELLQNALEHAFGPKAPGRVEVSALRGRAPASGMGWSESWNGGAKPEEYLLITVQDDGRGMPEGFDPQKAGNLGLQIVRTLATGELGGTFDMVAAPDGGTKVVLEIPVR from the coding sequence TTGAACGAACTCGTCCGCCGCCACACCACCCTCACCGGTGCCGACGTGGAGTGGCTCCACCTGCTGGTCTCGGAGTGGCAGCTGCTCTCCGACCTCTCCTTCGCCGATCTGGTGCTCTGGATCCCGACCTGGGACGGCATCCGGTACGTCTCGGTGGCCCAGATGCGCCCGAACACCGGTCCGACCTCCTATCAGGACGACATGGTCGGCCATCTGGTCCCGCGCGGCCGCCGTCCGCTGCTGGACGCCGCCTTCGACGAGGGCCGGATCGTCCGCGAGGGTGACCCGGAGTGGCGCGAGGAGGTGCCGGTGCGGGTGGAGTCGATCCCGGTCCGGCGCGAGGGGCGGGTCCTGGGCGTGATCGCCCGCAACACCAACCTGCTCACGGTGCGGACCCCCAGCCGCCTGGAGCTCACCTACCTGCAGAGCGCCTCGGACCTGGCCCAGATGATCGCTGCAGGAACGTTTCCCTACGCCGGCGAGCAGGTCGACATGGACGCCGCGCCGCGGGTCGGCGACGGGCTGATCCGGCTGGACGCCGAGGGCATCGTCACCTATGCCAGCCCCAACGCGCTCTCCGCCTACCACCGGCTCGGCCTCACCACGGATCTGGTGGGTGGTCACCTCGGGCGCACCACCTCGGAGTTGTCGCTCCCGTCGCGCGGCGCGGTGCATGAGGCGCTGGTCAAACTGGCGAGCGGTTGGGCCCCCCGGCAGACCGAAGTGGAGGCCCAGGGCGGCGTGGTGACCCTGCGCGCCATCCCACTCAAGCCCAAGGGCGTGCACACCGGTTCGCTGGTGCTGGCCCGCGACGTCACCGAACTCCGGCGCCGCGAACGCGAACTGATGACCAAGGACGCGACCATCCGGGAGATCCACCACCGGGTGAAGAACAACCTCCAGACGGTGGCCGCGCTGCTGCGCCTGCAGTCTCGCCGGATGGACTCGGAGGCCGCTCGAGCCGCGCTGGACGAGGCGGTCCGCCGGGTCGGCTCGATCGCCATCGTGCACGAGACGCTGTCGCAGAACCTGGACGAGCGGGTCGCCTTCGACGAGATCGCCGACCGGGTGCTCGCCATGGTGATGGAGCTGTCGCACGAGGGCCAGGTGACGACCAGGCGCAGCGGCAGCTTCGGCATCCTCTCCGCCGACGTGGCCACCCCGCTGGCGATGGTGCTCACCGAGCTGCTGCAGAACGCCCTGGAGCACGCGTTCGGTCCCAAGGCGCCCGGCCGCGTCGAGGTCAGCGCACTGCGCGGCCGCGCGCCGGCCAGCGGCATGGGCTGGTCCGAGAGTTGGAACGGCGGCGCCAAGCCGGAGGAGTACCTGCTGATCACCGTGCAGGACGACGGACGGGGGATGCCCGAGGGCTTCGACCCGCAGAAGGCCGGCAATCTCGGCCTGCAGATCGTCCGCACGCTGGCGACAGGGGAGTTGGGCGGGACCTTCGACATGGTCGCGGCACCGGACGGCGGCACGAAGGTCGTGCTGGAGATCC